CGGCCGCGAAATTTATCACATTGGTCTGGGTGTAGTACCCTTCAATATTGTGTTGCATCACGCGTGCGGCACGTCGGCACCTTTTATTAAATATGGCAGAAAAATTAGTTCAATTGAACTCAAGATTAAACAGCTCACAAGACTAAGACGAGTTAAGGGATTTTATTTGTGGATCAGTACGTCTATTGTCCTTAAAAAACTAATTAAATATATAGTACATAGGTTAAATTGGCGGGTAAAGAAGCGGATAAGGTATGTAGGCTGGAATGGAATCAGAGTAGCTTACTATAAAAATATATACGCGAAAATCATTCTAAAAACTAAACCGATGGTCTGCACCGATGAAGGACGGTTTGAGTTGCACACATTGACGTGCGAGAAGGATTCGTTAAATACTCTGTGGTCTCTGAAGACTTTTTGCACTTTCAGCGAGGTTCGGCCAAGAGTGGTCATATATGATGATGGATCTCTAAGCGAGGCCGCTATAGATATATTCTCGGAACATTTTTTAAACTGTCAGATCATCCGGCGAGACAGGTTTCATCGGGACATGGAAGATTTCTTAAAGGTTCATAGAATGAGCTTGGAGAATAGTAAGATGAAGTCTTTCTATTTGGCCCTCAAGCTGTTTGGACCGATGTACTATGCGAAATCTGAGTACATACTATGCTTGGATTCCGACGTGCTTTTCTTTCAAAAACCCAGGGAGATGCTGAAGCACATGGAGAACGGAACGCCGTTTTACATGAACGATTACCAGAATGCCTATTCCCATCCGATAGAACTCCTGAATAGCCTGCTTAAAATTAATCTCCCGCATAGGATAAACTCTGGCTTGTTCTATATTGCCAAGAGAGACTTTGCCGATAATATCGGTCTTGTGGAATCTTATTTTAGAAAGGTTCCGAAATGTTACGGTATGGGATGGCTTGAACAAACGCTGGCCGCGATACTTCTTTCGAAGGCCAACGCGGTGAGGCTGAGCAGCGATTACCAAATCTCCAGGGAGCCTGTCACTGATGAGACCATAAGCCACCATTTTGTGAATGACGGTTCACGCCCGGATTTTTATGCGGTCGGGTTGAGGCGGCTTAAATCGGCGGGATTTATCAAAAAACTTGGAGATCCGGCGTGAAATCACCGGCA
Above is a genomic segment from Candidatus Methylomirabilis tolerans containing:
- a CDS encoding glycosyltransferase family 77 protein, with the protein product MKTDPLCGNSTILLHKDKMKLFSIYTNQTLVLKDQWFLKTLQDDWELHLIYLKDAPKGDGDYLSDEWYYCIKSKIALLIEAIKNNWNAVIIWADIDIQFFRRCTDIIEQSIQNNDIVFQIWNKKKKEVNSGFMAIRCNEKTLAFFKTVLATPFKDRKYADQDIINDMLKQGSMSIRWGFFGREIYHIGLGVVPFNIVLHHACGTSAPFIKYGRKISSIELKIKQLTRLRRVKGFYLWISTSIVLKKLIKYIVHRLNWRVKKRIRYVGWNGIRVAYYKNIYAKIILKTKPMVCTDEGRFELHTLTCEKDSLNTLWSLKTFCTFSEVRPRVVIYDDGSLSEAAIDIFSEHFLNCQIIRRDRFHRDMEDFLKVHRMSLENSKMKSFYLALKLFGPMYYAKSEYILCLDSDVLFFQKPREMLKHMENGTPFYMNDYQNAYSHPIELLNSLLKINLPHRINSGLFYIAKRDFADNIGLVESYFRKVPKCYGMGWLEQTLAAILLSKANAVRLSSDYQISREPVTDETISHHFVNDGSRPDFYAVGLRRLKSAGFIKKLGDPA